DNA sequence from the Canis aureus isolate CA01 chromosome 12, VMU_Caureus_v.1.0, whole genome shotgun sequence genome:
GAGAGGTGAATGGAAGGGGCGAGTGTGTCCCGCATGGTCCCATCCAATGGCCACAGTGGGAACCCCTCAGGGTGGGCTGTGCTGAAAACAGGAACTGACAGAAGGCCAGGAGAAGATGCCCAAGGGAAGGGCAGGCCATGGACGGTGTGTCCTTTCCTTCTCCGCCCCTGAGAGCAGGTCTCTCCAGGGCTTCTCCCGCATGAGCAGAAATCTGGTTCTCTGTTCCTGCTCCCATGGGATGGTGACTGCGGACCCCTCGGTCCCTCATCATTTTTGTGCTGCAGATACCTTATCAGACACTTTGAGGAAAATGTCAGCTTCCAAGAAGCTCTGGATAACAGGATCCTCTGCAAAGGAAGGGAGAAGTGATGAGGGCCTTGGAACAGCCCTTCTGGGAGAAGTGAGCGAAGGGCTGTGGGACATtccagagggaaggaaaaaagttgGAGCCTCCCCAAGTTCCTTTGTCTCCAGGAAGTGGAGGCAGCCTCCTTTCTGCCAGGAAGGCTGTGAGTCTTAATGTTACTAATAGCTGCAATTCCTTCCAGTGAGGCTCTGAGTTTCAGCTGTGGGGCGTGGATTTCACTATTGTAATTTAAACTTCCCCATGAAGGGCAGGGATGCATCTGTTGATCATAGAGATGTGGTCCTGCTCTCAAAGCTTAACACATTTGCCCCAAGCCAGGAGCTTGGATGTGGCCATGGGTCTCTATGACACGGCATCCTTGTCACTTTATCATGCTGTGACCATGCAGAGCTTCCTACTGCCTCTGATCAACTGAGTGCCCTGAGCCTGTGGCAGATCACAACTCCTGGGCatcctgccctctctctcctgGATCCCCTCACTTCCTGCAGATAATGACCTGGTCTCACCCACCCTCAGGCTTGTCTGGGATTAGAATTGTCCCCTGGAGGTACCATTTTCCAGGGGTGCCCTGAGAATGCAGGGTGCTGTCTAACTGTGGCTCCTTGCCTGGGACAATGACACTGCACACCAGGAAGGGATAGGATCATTTCATCCTCCTCCACCCTTCTGCAGCCAGTCTGGCTCTCTgcagtagaactttctgtgatgatgaaaGCATTCTAGATCTGCATTGTTCAGTATGGTAGCCATTAGCCATGTGTGGCACACTTGAAATTTGGCTGATActgaaaaactgattttaaaaaccttatttaattcatttaaaattaaataatagctacatgtggctaaaGAATGCTGTATTGGACAATGTGATCTCAATGTTATCCCCAAACCTGTCACACTCAATCCTGCCACTGGTCCCGATGGCACCTTCCTTTACAGACATTCCCTAAGCACCCTATTCTGAAGAGTTCCCTTGTCTTTGCTCAAGCTCCATCTCCAAGCATCATTGCCTTTGAAAAACATTACTTCTCTACATTTGTCACTGGCTGAGAGCAACTTATTTCTGTAtgagtttgtttttctgtctcctcccacCTTGAACAGCAAGATCTACGTTGTCTTTTCATTACTAATCTCTAAAATCTTAATTCGTGGGAATACATCAATGTATCTCAGTAGGCAGAGGCTGCACCCCTTGGTTTGTTCTGAAATGTCTTGACAGTTGAGCTCTCTCCACTGTAGCCTCCTCCCTATCTCTCCAAGAACTTGTCTCAAAGAGGAAGAACCTTCCAGCCACCCAGCAGAAGCAGGGTcactctgtgtctgtgcctcctgGACGCCTTACAGCTTAGAGCCCAGGGGGAGGTTTGGGCATGGTCCCAGAGCCACTGCTTCCAACATGATTCTCAGCACGGCGAGGCCCTGTAATGTTCCATCAGCTCAGAGCGCACACACCCAGAAGTCGGTAGAATGCTTCTTGGTCTTCAGGGCGGTAACTTGGTCTTCTCCTCCTATTCATCCTGAGTTTCATTCCTTCAACATGATCAACAGTCCATATGTTTTTCTTCTGTCCCCTCTTCTTCCAGGACCTCAGCTCAGAGAGAGTTTCTGAGGCAGTGGAGTTGGATGTCAGGGTGCTACTCTCCTGCACAGCTGTAGAAACAAAAGATTCCAAGTAAGCATGGATGTGATCCACCTGAGAAATGTAGTTCTTTCCTTGCAACTCACTCTGAACACTGGACCTGGACCTAGTCTTGGGAAGACAAGATGACAAGTGGTCACTCTATAGTAACACTCTGTGCCGGGAAGCAGACACATACCTGCCTTGACATCCAttgatttcctcttcttctggccTCTCATTCTCCTGACTTTCTGCTCAGAGACAGCCTCTGAAGAGGCAGAACTGGAGGCTAGAGGGCTCCTATTCCTATTCCGTGGAGCTGCAGGGAGACAGGAAGGACCCTGTGTCATCATGGTGGGAGAACCCACCTGGGAAATGCTAGGCTCTTCCTTTCCCACTTGCCTTGAGAATTTTGCATATGACATCTGGAGGGGTAAGAAAATGACCATCACCCCTTTGCACTTGTCTGTAAAAGAGGGTAGGAACGGaattattatttccctttctttgccAGGCAAAAGCTGCTCTCCTGTGCATCTTTCCATGGACCATTCTGCCTGGAGGATACCTCTATAGAGGCAGATGTAACTTCTCTCATCATAGATGTCTTTAATAGTCACCAAAGTGAATGGGATAGTGACCTCCCTATCTCACCCTGAAAACCCTTTCCCTTGCCCATGAAGACCCAAACACATGAGAGTCAAGAGTAGGAAGGAGAAGTAATGTTGGAACCATGATGTTCTGTAAACTTCAGTCAGAGACTGTGGGTAGAAGCTAGATGACCACACATACCTGCCTTCCCTTCCATGCACACTCTTTTCTTCTGACTCTTCTTTGCAGGTCCTGTTGACTTCGAGCAATCTCTGAGGCAGCTGATGTGGAGCCTGGAGAGATCCTGTCTTCTCTATGTACGCAAAAATGGAAGGGACTCAACCTAATTCTGGCTGGACCACTTCTATTTGCTTAACCTACTCCTCATAAAACctaatagtaattaaaatggcaaaaatggcTAACAGTTATTGATTGCTTATTGAACTTCCAATATTGATCAATGCATAAAGAATGACTTCATTCAATTCTTATAATGATCTATGAGGTAAGGTGTATAACTTAGATGATTTGTAGATGCAGAAATAGCAACTTGTCTAGGATCTGTTCCTTAACTGTGGTAGTGCACTTTGGATTTGGGATTAAGACTTGTATCTGGCCAGTGCTCAAGGAGAGGATGGCCAGGAGCAGCAAGAATTGAGCCTCAGTCACCTTTCTATGAGGGCTAAGCTGGATGGCCTTACATAATCAGTCTAGTACAGGAACGAGTGACACTCACCCAGAGTCCACTTCCTGGCTGTTTCAGGATCTAGGCCTCTCACACTTACCCGGAGCACAGCCTCAGAATAGTGTGAGAAGAACACTGACTATAGCCAGGTCTTTGGGAACAAATGGCTTCCGAGATTCTGGAGCCCTTGACACAAGTCACTGATGACATCACACCATTCCACCAGGAACTGGTCTTTGGTCTGTACAAGGTACTCAAGGAAAAGATGATAGGCCTCAAGGACAGAGCAGTTAGTGTCCCAGCCTGAGCACCAGACTCACCTCTTCTTATCCCAACACTATCTCTGCTTTGAAACTCATCTTGTATTTAATCAAATCAATTAATAAGATGAAAGCAATACACCCATGTATCAAAACACAAACTTAAAAGCTGACTAATTCCTCATTCGTAATACAAGTAACTcatgtagtttatttttactgtctTCTTACTTCTGTTTAGCTATTACCATATTAagactaaaaaaattttaactttaaaaaaaattttaactttcatattttaagatGATTGTAGATTTACATGCAGTTGTAATAAAACAGAGATCCTATATAACATTCACCAAATTTCCCCCAAACTTGCATAACTATAACACAATATCACAacaggaaattgacattggtacAATCCACTGATTTTATTCAGATA
Encoded proteins:
- the LOC144280863 gene encoding putative speedy protein E7 isoform X1, with product MEGKAAPRNRNRSPLASSSASSEAVSEQKVRRMRGQKKRKSMDVKAAVQESSTLTSNSTASETLSELRSWKKRGQKKNIWTVDHVEGMKLRMNRRRRPSYRPEDQEAFYRLLEDPVIQSFLEADIFLKVSDKYLLSMVVEYFGRVGLPGHLYNRIHFFLALYIASDMEEDNPTSKRSIFQFLLGREHWPDLYKEFLKLKVEFFHAMGHRAWVTPELCEEIQAQNPHHWVWSRVRQCAP
- the LOC144280863 gene encoding putative speedy protein E7 isoform X2, whose product is MQNSQAPRNRNRSPLASSSASSEAVSEQKVRRMRGQKKRKSMDVKAAVQESSTLTSNSTASETLSELRSWKKRGQKKNIWTVDHVEGMKLRMNRRRRPSYRPEDQEAFYRLLEDPVIQSFLEADIFLKVSDKYLLSMVVEYFGRVGLPGHLYNRIHFFLALYIASDMEEDNPTSKRSIFQFLLGREHWPDLYKEFLKLKVEFFHAMGHRAWVTPELCEEIQAQNPHHWVWSRVRQCAP